The following are encoded in a window of Rubellicoccus peritrichatus genomic DNA:
- a CDS encoding TonB-dependent receptor: MKDPQMEPKELTTNRKAFLVNLDQNVYGTFAEIGAGQEVARHFFKVGGAAGTIAKSMSAYDMKFSDEIYGKASRYVSRERLIQMLDHEYALLNERLSADRGKDSTFFVYANTVAAASYHSNKNCHGWMGMRYQIRPEAPPNDIIVHVRMWDKTPTAQQEALGMFGVNFIWASLIYFEDIDMFVSSLIDHLGIERIEVDMLEFHGPDFKKLDNRIVAMKLVENGLTNAVMFGPDGNVRQPSEELYKKCILVERGSFRPVTHVNLDMLTCAGAQFVQEDGVQGEEVMAMLEMTMKNLLGKDEQIDYDDFKARIDTISALGYHVLVSNYMEYYRLSAYFRRFTQKTVGMVLGINHLQAIFDEDYYDHLDGGILESVGRLFKANVKMYVYPMKGEGYNSFITGSNEKTSSDNFAREMVITADNLKVQSDLRHLYAYLLENHYIEPVVGANISHLEIFSRETLKQIAEGDPEWEKSVPREVVDVIKERNFWGYSEKNDE; the protein is encoded by the coding sequence ATGAAAGACCCACAGATGGAGCCCAAAGAGCTCACTACGAATCGTAAAGCGTTTTTGGTGAATCTGGACCAAAATGTATATGGCACTTTTGCTGAAATCGGAGCAGGTCAGGAAGTCGCACGGCATTTCTTCAAGGTTGGCGGAGCTGCTGGGACCATCGCCAAAAGCATGTCGGCTTACGACATGAAATTCAGTGACGAAATTTACGGAAAAGCATCCCGCTATGTTTCACGTGAGCGTTTGATACAAATGCTCGATCACGAATATGCGCTTTTGAACGAGCGTTTGTCTGCAGACCGGGGCAAAGACAGCACTTTCTTTGTTTATGCCAATACTGTGGCGGCGGCGAGTTATCACAGCAATAAGAACTGTCATGGTTGGATGGGGATGCGATACCAGATTAGGCCGGAAGCACCGCCCAACGATATTATTGTTCATGTACGCATGTGGGATAAAACTCCAACTGCTCAGCAGGAAGCACTTGGCATGTTTGGGGTCAACTTTATCTGGGCTTCGCTGATTTACTTCGAAGACATTGATATGTTTGTCTCTTCCCTCATTGACCATCTGGGAATTGAGCGAATTGAAGTTGATATGCTGGAATTCCACGGTCCCGATTTCAAAAAATTGGATAATCGCATTGTGGCGATGAAACTAGTTGAGAATGGACTGACTAATGCCGTCATGTTTGGCCCTGATGGTAATGTACGACAGCCCTCCGAGGAACTTTACAAGAAATGCATTTTGGTTGAACGCGGCTCATTTCGCCCTGTTACTCATGTCAATCTCGATATGTTGACCTGTGCTGGCGCGCAATTTGTGCAGGAAGATGGTGTTCAGGGTGAAGAAGTCATGGCCATGCTGGAAATGACGATGAAAAACCTGCTGGGCAAGGACGAACAGATCGACTACGACGATTTCAAAGCCCGCATTGATACGATTTCAGCACTTGGCTATCATGTCCTGGTTTCCAATTACATGGAGTATTACCGGCTGAGTGCCTACTTTCGCCGATTCACTCAAAAGACAGTTGGAATGGTTCTCGGCATTAACCACCTTCAGGCTATCTTTGATGAAGATTATTACGACCATCTTGATGGAGGTATTTTGGAGTCAGTCGGACGCTTATTTAAGGCAAATGTAAAGATGTACGTCTATCCAATGAAAGGTGAAGGCTACAATAGCTTTATCACAGGATCTAATGAGAAGACATCATCTGATAACTTTGCCAGGGAAATGGTTATCACGGCCGACAATTTGAAGGTCCAGTCTGATCTACGACATCTATATGCATATTTGCTGGAAAACCATTACATCGAGCCAGTTGTTGGAGCTAACATATCGCATTTAGAGATTTTCTCACGTGAAACTCTGAAACAGATCGCTGAAGGTGATCCTGAGTGGGAAAAGTCGGTTCCGCGGGAAGTAGTCGATGTTATTAAAGAGCGAAATTTTTGGGGATATTCGGAAAAAAATGACGAATAA